In one window of Coralliovum pocilloporae DNA:
- a CDS encoding peptidoglycan-binding protein: protein MRQKHSESVSIDQLVSDIETLADRMGTTRARPAYPERNAPHYGDDAARADIEGTPYRTAPRTNPTPPGPDQNRAERLRIKLGSLARKVESMSHQHAEAPHMQQPQAAPHPRPQVRLSPDLAPQAPVQAPAQPPVQSPARTARPVDLKKTLQRISDDQRKQSNIALSQHEFDQTITRHFNSLAGQIGELLQSPKQPDPFSERLAGEVGELRLQLADMPRRDDLRSVQDQLDVIRTRLDQEPELSALEQRLEMLGRTISNQIQSATRPVEMMIDRFAAVENALAQIGNTDRFDQLEWRLDTVIERIRDIESAGGRTDVLDALQSELVTLTQMMSRGSMDERFDKLEQQMDVLADHLADASDNQSLGAIAEQLDRIAAEVDAVQNLTDSNRLESALEKVEQRLDGLASEIGILAKKPHGPAAPLDDLIERVEQAFAKAPDPNSFADLDNQIGALTQHLQNAGAGDDMSVLAREIRDLSSKVDQAAGNGLDQASIQQLDERVNDLADLITAMSSQEPAQQDGLLDTIRDTVTNALAAGPSQPSNDALLSQLQQDMQALLQREAKPDQNTHKALEQMHLALERLATRMDALETAPAPAPVQAPVQAQAPAMPAPSQALETPPVSPPSDLDALLDQDEAPLAPMGSAAKGDDRNWDMDHGPINAAEPNLDDVLSQAISDDLDQHTTEQDSLEGDALLAPGQRPDFGRLDNSDKAMPAEGDAAAAGGEQPRSDFIAAARRAAQAATETDRDAKLKRSVRTAGADALRARLSSVNDEETGSGLTDEEAEKAARSRKRILILAIATIVLGVGTLTMGQLKPGGLLNPTPPVVEAPATPAEQLHTPEPEVTGSINRSAVTGHQDLASILPEQSPPKDITYSPVDDTFDYTDADDALPDATQASGTELSRLDTNAAGPTVPMPPIEIGSERLRLAAASGDPIAQFEVAARFTHGEGVVRDLKQAATWYEHAARSGLAPAQYRLGSLYEKGEGVDRSVEQAIRWYTSAADLGNTKAMHNLAVLYAGNARGKPDFKQAVHWFTMAAEHGVRDSQYNLGILHFKGLGVKRNPSMSYQWFALAAQQGDRDSASKRDKVAATMTPEELREVESRIAIWKARKAPDLANVVLQPEDGWADALPSAISQITNSPALDRVGQISQAQSLLGKLGYEAGPADGVMGPKTREAISSFQRASGMQVTGQVDQQLMTALTAHAQ, encoded by the coding sequence ATGCGGCAAAAGCATTCTGAAAGCGTTTCTATAGATCAGCTCGTTTCTGACATTGAGACTCTTGCGGACCGGATGGGAACAACACGTGCCCGGCCAGCTTACCCGGAGCGGAATGCCCCCCATTACGGTGATGATGCCGCCCGCGCGGATATCGAAGGCACGCCCTACCGCACAGCACCTCGCACAAATCCAACCCCTCCAGGGCCCGACCAGAACAGAGCCGAACGCTTGCGGATCAAGCTGGGATCGCTCGCACGCAAGGTTGAGAGCATGTCTCACCAGCATGCTGAAGCACCACACATGCAGCAGCCCCAGGCAGCGCCACACCCCAGACCTCAGGTTCGCCTGTCACCGGACCTTGCTCCTCAGGCCCCAGTTCAGGCACCAGCTCAGCCTCCTGTTCAGAGCCCGGCCCGGACAGCTCGTCCGGTCGATCTCAAGAAAACCCTGCAGCGGATTTCCGATGACCAGCGCAAACAGAGCAATATCGCCCTGTCGCAGCATGAGTTTGACCAGACCATCACACGTCACTTCAACAGCCTTGCGGGTCAGATTGGCGAACTGCTGCAATCCCCCAAGCAGCCGGATCCGTTCAGTGAGCGTCTTGCCGGTGAAGTCGGGGAACTGCGTCTGCAGCTTGCTGATATGCCACGACGCGATGATCTCCGCTCGGTTCAGGACCAGCTTGACGTTATTCGCACCCGCCTCGATCAGGAGCCGGAACTGTCGGCGCTCGAACAGCGGTTGGAAATGCTGGGACGAACGATTTCCAACCAGATTCAGTCTGCAACACGCCCCGTCGAAATGATGATCGACCGGTTTGCCGCAGTCGAGAATGCTCTTGCCCAGATTGGCAACACAGATCGCTTTGACCAGCTCGAATGGCGTCTTGATACGGTTATCGAGCGGATCAGAGATATTGAGTCTGCTGGTGGTCGCACAGATGTTCTGGATGCGCTTCAATCCGAACTGGTGACGCTGACCCAGATGATGTCTCGCGGCAGCATGGATGAGCGTTTCGACAAGCTCGAGCAGCAGATGGACGTTCTGGCCGACCACTTGGCCGATGCATCAGACAATCAGAGCCTTGGTGCCATTGCGGAGCAGCTGGACCGGATTGCCGCAGAAGTGGATGCGGTTCAGAACCTGACAGACAGCAACAGGCTCGAAAGCGCTCTTGAGAAGGTAGAGCAGCGCCTTGATGGTCTTGCTTCAGAAATTGGCATTCTGGCCAAGAAGCCCCATGGACCAGCCGCCCCGCTGGATGACCTCATCGAACGGGTTGAACAGGCTTTTGCAAAAGCACCTGATCCCAACAGCTTTGCTGACCTCGATAACCAGATTGGCGCCCTGACCCAGCATCTGCAGAATGCAGGAGCCGGTGATGACATGTCCGTGCTGGCGCGTGAAATTCGCGATCTCAGCAGCAAGGTCGACCAGGCCGCCGGAAACGGGCTTGATCAGGCCTCTATCCAGCAGCTGGATGAACGCGTTAACGATCTGGCAGACCTGATCACCGCCATGAGCAGTCAGGAGCCTGCACAACAGGACGGATTGCTCGATACCATCCGTGACACGGTGACAAATGCTCTGGCTGCCGGTCCGTCACAGCCGTCAAACGACGCTTTGCTCAGCCAGCTCCAGCAGGATATGCAGGCGCTTCTTCAGCGTGAAGCAAAGCCTGATCAGAACACCCATAAAGCCCTGGAGCAGATGCATCTGGCGCTGGAGCGTCTTGCAACCCGCATGGATGCGCTGGAAACCGCTCCGGCACCAGCTCCAGTACAGGCACCAGTACAGGCACAGGCTCCGGCTATGCCTGCTCCCAGCCAGGCCCTGGAGACACCTCCGGTTTCTCCGCCATCGGATCTGGATGCTCTGCTTGATCAGGATGAAGCGCCGCTTGCGCCAATGGGCAGCGCGGCCAAAGGCGACGACCGGAACTGGGACATGGATCATGGCCCGATCAACGCGGCGGAGCCAAATCTTGACGATGTTCTGTCCCAGGCCATCTCTGATGATCTGGATCAGCACACGACTGAACAGGACAGCCTTGAAGGGGACGCACTTCTGGCACCGGGCCAGCGCCCTGATTTCGGGCGGCTAGATAATTCCGACAAGGCCATGCCAGCCGAGGGCGATGCAGCGGCTGCCGGTGGCGAGCAGCCACGCAGCGACTTCATTGCTGCTGCCCGCCGCGCAGCGCAGGCAGCCACTGAAACAGACCGCGATGCCAAGCTGAAGCGCTCAGTCCGTACAGCCGGTGCTGATGCTCTGCGTGCTCGCCTCAGCTCTGTGAATGACGAAGAGACCGGCTCAGGCCTCACCGATGAAGAGGCAGAGAAAGCAGCCCGTTCACGCAAGCGCATTCTCATCCTGGCCATCGCTACGATCGTTCTCGGTGTCGGCACGCTGACCATGGGCCAGCTCAAGCCTGGTGGCCTGCTCAACCCGACGCCGCCTGTTGTTGAAGCGCCTGCCACGCCTGCAGAGCAGCTGCATACTCCGGAGCCTGAAGTCACCGGTTCAATCAACCGGTCTGCGGTCACTGGCCATCAGGACCTGGCCAGCATTCTGCCAGAGCAATCTCCACCCAAGGACATTACCTATTCGCCTGTGGACGACACATTTGACTATACGGACGCAGATGATGCCCTTCCCGATGCCACACAGGCTTCTGGCACCGAGCTGTCACGTCTTGATACCAATGCAGCGGGTCCAACTGTGCCCATGCCACCGATTGAAATCGGCTCTGAACGCCTGCGCCTGGCCGCAGCCAGTGGTGATCCGATTGCCCAGTTTGAGGTGGCTGCACGCTTTACCCACGGCGAGGGTGTTGTCCGCGACCTGAAGCAGGCCGCGACCTGGTATGAGCATGCGGCACGGAGCGGCCTTGCGCCGGCGCAATACCGCCTTGGCAGCCTTTATGAAAAGGGTGAAGGTGTCGACCGCAGTGTTGAACAGGCCATCCGCTGGTACACAAGCGCTGCTGATCTCGGCAACACCAAGGCCATGCACAATCTCGCAGTTCTCTATGCCGGAAATGCACGCGGCAAGCCTGATTTCAAACAGGCCGTTCACTGGTTCACCATGGCCGCTGAACACGGCGTCCGCGACAGCCAGTACAATCTCGGCATTCTGCACTTCAAGGGCCTTGGGGTGAAACGTAATCCATCCATGTCCTATCAGTGGTTTGCTCTTGCGGCTCAGCAGGGTGACAGGGATTCCGCATCCAAACGTGACAAGGTTGCAGCAACCATGACACCTGAGGAATTGCGTGAAGTGGAAAGCCGGATTGCCATCTGGAAAGCCCGGAAGGCTCCGGACCTGGCCAATGTGGTATTGCAGCCGGAAGATGGCTGGGCGGATGCCCTGCCGAGCGCGATCAGCCAGATCACCAACAGCCCTGCGCTGGACCGGGTCGGCCAGATCAGCCAGGCACAGTCCCTGTTGGGCAAGCTCGGTTATGAGGCCGGACCGGCCGATGGCGTCATGGGACCGAAGACACGGGAAGCGATCTCTTCATTCCAGCGCGCAAGCGGTATGCAGGTAACGGGCCAGGTTGATCAGCAACTGATGACCGCCCTGACAGCGCACGCTCAGTAG
- a CDS encoding MerR family transcriptional regulator, which yields MNKTVLDGTVELEQGSERENPNRLFSIGDLSKEFDVTLRTLRFYEDKGLLNPRRDGMTRLYTRRDRARLKLVLMGKRVGFSLTEIRKMLDLYDLRDGQVTQLRVSLERFREQIDVLQKQKDDIEEAIQDLERTCDVVAGMLKEREKAGES from the coding sequence ATGAACAAGACCGTGCTTGATGGGACTGTAGAACTTGAGCAGGGCAGTGAACGTGAAAACCCGAACCGGCTGTTTTCCATCGGTGATCTGTCAAAAGAGTTTGATGTTACGCTGCGGACTCTGCGGTTTTATGAGGATAAAGGCCTCCTCAACCCGCGTCGTGACGGCATGACCCGGCTTTATACCCGCCGTGATCGCGCGCGTCTGAAGCTGGTCCTGATGGGGAAGCGTGTTGGCTTTTCGCTGACCGAGATCCGCAAGATGCTGGACCTGTATGATTTGCGTGACGGCCAGGTAACCCAGTTGAGAGTTTCTCTTGAGCGCTTCCGCGAGCAAATCGACGTGCTGCAGAAGCAGAAAGACGACATTGAGGAAGCTATCCAGGATCTGGAAAGAACCTGTGATGTTGTGGCAGGCATGCTGAAAGAGCGCGAAAAAGCGGGGGAATCCTGA
- a CDS encoding acyl-CoA dehydrogenase C-terminal domain-containing protein, translating to MPTYKAPVDDTLFILNDVLNLGQHAHLEGFAEASPDLVEAILSEGARFAEGVLQPLNTTGDEEGCSRADDGAVTAPAGFKDAYDTYREGGWMGLDVSTDHGGQGLPSFLNTALSEFVSSANMAWAMYPGLTKGAIAALDHHASDELKAKYLPSMVAGDWTGTMNLTEPHCGTDLGLIKTKAQPNGDDSYAISGTKIFISAGDHDLSDNIIHLVLARIEGAPEGVQGISLFVVPKFLVGDDGVPGERNGVGCGALEKKMGIHGNATCVMNYDGATGWLVGEENKGLRAMFTMMNEARLGVGVQGLSQSEVAYQNAVVYAKERLQGRALTGAKEEDKAADPIIVHPDVRRTLMTIKAWNEGGRALVMWTALHGDLSRLSNDEAERQASDDYMGLLTPVVKGVLTDVGFDNAVNAQQMFGGHGYIREWGMEQFVRDARIAMIYEGANGIQALDLVGRKLPRDGGRAIMAFFKEVGEFIEANGADETLAPFIGGLKAGAEDLQKATMWFMQNAMAKPDNAGAGSVDYMHLFGLVAVGYMWARMAKAAQEKLAAGEGNSDVWKTKLVTGRFFMERMMPETRLRLKRISTGSDTMMELDAELF from the coding sequence ATGCCGACTTATAAAGCTCCAGTTGATGATACGCTTTTCATTCTGAATGATGTTCTGAATCTCGGACAGCATGCGCACCTTGAGGGCTTTGCGGAAGCGAGTCCGGATCTTGTTGAAGCCATCCTCTCCGAAGGCGCGCGTTTTGCGGAAGGGGTTCTTCAGCCTCTCAATACGACAGGTGACGAAGAAGGCTGCAGCCGGGCTGACGATGGCGCGGTGACAGCCCCTGCGGGCTTCAAGGATGCGTACGATACCTATCGTGAAGGCGGCTGGATGGGACTGGATGTCTCGACCGACCATGGTGGTCAGGGCCTCCCGTCTTTTCTCAATACTGCGCTTAGCGAATTTGTCTCCTCTGCCAATATGGCATGGGCCATGTATCCCGGTCTGACAAAGGGGGCGATTGCGGCTCTTGACCATCACGCCTCAGATGAACTCAAGGCGAAATATCTGCCGTCCATGGTCGCTGGCGACTGGACCGGCACCATGAACCTGACTGAGCCCCATTGCGGGACGGATCTTGGCCTGATCAAGACCAAGGCCCAGCCTAATGGCGATGACTCCTATGCGATTTCCGGCACCAAAATTTTCATCTCAGCCGGTGATCACGACTTGTCAGACAATATCATCCATCTGGTCCTGGCGCGGATTGAAGGCGCTCCTGAAGGTGTTCAGGGTATCTCGCTGTTTGTTGTTCCGAAATTCCTTGTCGGAGACGACGGTGTGCCCGGTGAGCGCAACGGGGTTGGATGTGGCGCTCTTGAAAAGAAGATGGGTATTCATGGCAACGCCACCTGTGTGATGAATTATGATGGCGCCACCGGCTGGCTGGTCGGTGAAGAGAACAAGGGTCTCCGGGCCATGTTCACCATGATGAATGAGGCCCGCCTGGGCGTTGGCGTCCAGGGGTTGAGCCAGTCAGAAGTCGCTTATCAGAATGCCGTTGTCTATGCCAAGGAGAGGCTGCAGGGCCGCGCTCTCACCGGTGCAAAGGAAGAAGACAAGGCAGCAGATCCGATTATTGTCCATCCGGATGTGCGGCGGACACTGATGACAATCAAGGCCTGGAATGAAGGCGGTCGGGCGCTGGTCATGTGGACTGCTTTGCATGGCGACCTGTCCCGCTTGTCGAATGATGAGGCCGAACGTCAGGCATCGGACGATTATATGGGCCTGCTGACACCGGTGGTGAAAGGTGTTCTGACCGATGTGGGTTTCGACAATGCCGTCAATGCCCAGCAGATGTTTGGCGGTCACGGCTATATCCGCGAATGGGGTATGGAGCAGTTCGTCCGTGATGCCCGTATTGCAATGATCTATGAGGGTGCCAATGGCATTCAGGCTCTGGATCTTGTGGGTCGCAAGCTACCCCGCGACGGCGGCCGTGCCATCATGGCTTTCTTTAAGGAAGTCGGTGAATTCATCGAGGCCAATGGGGCTGACGAGACGTTGGCACCCTTTATCGGAGGTCTGAAAGCCGGTGCGGAAGATCTTCAGAAAGCCACCATGTGGTTTATGCAGAACGCTATGGCCAAGCCGGACAATGCGGGTGCCGGGTCTGTCGACTATATGCATCTCTTTGGTCTGGTTGCCGTCGGATATATGTGGGCGCGCATGGCAAAGGCCGCTCAGGAAAAACTTGCCGCGGGTGAAGGCAATTCCGATGTGTGGAAGACCAAGCTGGTGACCGGCCGTTTCTTCATGGAGCGGATGATGCCCGAGACCCGTCTGCGTCTAAAGCGGATCTCGACCGGGTCCGATACCATGATGGAGCTTGACGCGGAGCTGTTCTGA
- a CDS encoding acyl-CoA dehydrogenase family protein, with protein sequence MSVLDIPRPDWKTEDVVLLEEAATRFFEAEIVPFHDQWIANSEVDRQAWNRTGEAGFLCPSVPEAYGGSGGSFAHDAVIDDVLGKLGCDHFGIALHSGIVAPYIVKYGTEEQKQRWLPRMVSGELVGAIAMTEPGAGSDLQGVRTTAVRDGNGYRVNGQKTFITNGQQADLIIVVAKTDPGEGAKGTSLVVVEAAEADGFRRGRNLDKIGLKGNDTSELFFDDVWIPAENLIGLDEGQGFAQLMNELPQERLIVAIQAIAMVERALSVTLDYVKERKAFGKRVIDFQNTQFKLAELKSEATIGRVFVDHCIARHVAGELDTTTASMAKYWLTDLQCKVVDECLQLHGGYGYMSEYPIARMYQDARVQKIYAGTNEIMKVLISRSL encoded by the coding sequence ATGTCTGTTCTCGACATTCCAAGACCGGACTGGAAAACAGAAGATGTTGTGCTTCTGGAAGAGGCTGCGACGCGCTTTTTTGAAGCGGAGATTGTACCGTTTCATGACCAGTGGATTGCCAATTCGGAAGTGGACAGGCAGGCCTGGAACAGGACAGGCGAAGCCGGGTTCCTGTGTCCGAGTGTCCCTGAAGCCTATGGCGGTTCCGGCGGGTCTTTCGCCCATGATGCTGTCATAGATGATGTGCTCGGAAAACTTGGCTGTGATCATTTCGGGATCGCACTGCATTCAGGCATTGTCGCGCCCTATATCGTCAAATATGGCACGGAAGAGCAGAAGCAGCGCTGGTTGCCCCGGATGGTATCAGGTGAGCTCGTCGGAGCCATTGCAATGACAGAACCCGGTGCCGGGTCTGATCTTCAGGGTGTGCGGACAACGGCCGTCAGGGATGGCAATGGCTATCGTGTCAACGGTCAGAAAACCTTTATCACCAATGGTCAGCAGGCCGATCTGATCATTGTTGTGGCAAAGACAGACCCGGGGGAAGGTGCCAAAGGCACATCTCTTGTGGTGGTTGAGGCAGCAGAGGCGGACGGGTTCCGGCGCGGGCGCAATCTCGACAAGATCGGCCTGAAAGGCAATGACACATCTGAGCTGTTCTTTGATGATGTCTGGATTCCGGCAGAGAACCTCATCGGTCTTGATGAGGGACAGGGCTTTGCTCAGTTGATGAATGAATTGCCGCAGGAACGTCTGATCGTCGCCATACAGGCTATCGCCATGGTCGAAAGGGCGCTGTCTGTGACCCTTGACTATGTGAAGGAACGCAAGGCCTTCGGCAAAAGGGTGATCGATTTCCAGAACACCCAGTTCAAGCTGGCAGAGCTGAAAAGCGAAGCCACGATAGGCCGGGTGTTTGTGGACCATTGTATTGCCCGGCACGTGGCCGGAGAGCTGGATACGACCACTGCGTCCATGGCCAAATACTGGCTGACGGATCTGCAGTGCAAGGTGGTCGATGAATGCCTGCAGCTTCACGGCGGCTACGGCTATATGAGCGAATACCCGATTGCCCGGATGTATCAGGATGCCCGGGTGCAGAAGATCTATGCAGGTACAAACGAAATTATGAAAGTTCTGATTTCCCGCAGTCTCTGA
- a CDS encoding acetyl-CoA C-acetyltransferase translates to MTDAFIYDSVRTPRGRGKADGALHEVPAVELSAGTLRAIRDRNGLDTGLVDDVILGCVDPVGEAGGDIARAAVFAADYDTSVPGMQINRFCASGLDAVNTGTAQVMAGQHDLVIAGGVESMSRVGMGASGGAWFMDPGVNVPSYFMPQGVSADLIASKYGFSRDDADSYAVESQRRAARSWEENRFERSVVPVKDINGITILDRDEHMRPGTDMQSLGSLQPSFAIIGEMGGFNAVATARHPEIEVLNHVHHAGNSSGIVDGAAAVLIGNEDAGKAAALTPRARIRSFVNTGSEPALMLTGPVDVTEKLLKRTGMELGDIDLFEINEAFASVVLRYQQAFDLDPETVNVNGGAIAMGHPLGATGAMILGTVLDELERRDLNTALVTLCIGAGMGTATIIERV, encoded by the coding sequence ATGACAGACGCATTCATTTATGACTCGGTGAGAACGCCGAGAGGACGCGGCAAGGCAGACGGTGCATTGCACGAAGTGCCCGCCGTTGAACTGTCAGCCGGAACCTTGCGCGCCATTCGCGACCGCAACGGCCTGGATACGGGCCTTGTGGATGATGTTATCCTTGGTTGTGTCGACCCGGTGGGGGAAGCGGGCGGTGATATCGCCCGTGCTGCGGTCTTTGCTGCTGATTACGACACGTCGGTTCCTGGTATGCAGATCAACCGCTTCTGTGCGTCGGGCCTTGATGCTGTCAACACAGGCACGGCTCAGGTGATGGCCGGGCAGCATGATCTGGTGATTGCAGGTGGTGTGGAGAGCATGAGCCGGGTGGGTATGGGCGCGTCCGGCGGGGCGTGGTTCATGGACCCGGGCGTCAATGTTCCCTCCTATTTCATGCCCCAGGGTGTTTCTGCTGATCTGATCGCCAGCAAATACGGTTTCTCCCGCGATGATGCGGATTCCTACGCGGTAGAGAGCCAGCGTCGGGCTGCCAGGTCCTGGGAAGAAAACCGCTTTGAACGGTCTGTTGTGCCGGTGAAGGACATTAATGGCATCACCATTCTGGACCGTGATGAGCATATGCGGCCCGGGACTGATATGCAGTCTCTCGGCAGCCTTCAGCCATCGTTTGCGATCATTGGCGAAATGGGCGGCTTCAATGCGGTGGCCACAGCACGTCATCCGGAAATCGAGGTGCTCAATCATGTGCATCACGCGGGGAACTCATCCGGCATTGTGGATGGTGCAGCTGCGGTGCTGATTGGCAATGAAGATGCCGGAAAGGCCGCTGCCCTGACACCGCGTGCCCGTATCCGGTCCTTCGTCAATACAGGTTCTGAACCGGCCCTGATGCTGACAGGCCCTGTGGATGTGACGGAAAAGCTTCTGAAACGCACCGGTATGGAGCTTGGCGATATTGATCTGTTTGAGATCAATGAGGCGTTTGCGTCTGTCGTACTGCGCTATCAGCAGGCCTTTGATCTTGATCCTGAAACGGTCAACGTCAATGGCGGTGCGATTGCCATGGGGCACCCGCTGGGGGCAACGGGAGCCATGATCCTCGGAACCGTTCTTGATGAGCTGGAGCGACGGGATCTGAACACGGCCCTTGTGACCCTGTGCATCGGTGCAGGCATGGGGACCGCAACAATCATTGAACGCGTTTGA
- a CDS encoding 3-hydroxyacyl-CoA dehydrogenase NAD-binding domain-containing protein, whose translation MSYKNFTLDIDTDGLALVTWDMPDKSMNVIDLSVMDELEAIVEKVAGDEAIKGAVVTSGKDAFSGGADLKMLEGLLGQFEAEKRELGHEEAARHLFEGSRRLTLIFRKLETSKKPWVAALNGTAMGGAFELALACHARIAADKSSTKVGLPEIKVGLFPGAGGTTRILRMMDTQNGMQMLLQGKTLDLKKAKGFKLVDVVVPADDLIGEAKALLKAGVDPVKPWDKKGYRLPSGRVYSPAGFQLWPAAGAIYRRETHDNYPAARALLRAAYEGLLLEMDDALKVESRYFAHVLQTKEAASMIRSLFVSMQDLNKLARRPKDVAKTALTKVGVLGAGFMGAGVAYVSARAGLEVVLIDREQEAADKGKAYADEVMSKYIARGRGSEEEKQVVLGRITATTDYQALEGCDLVIEAVFEDRDVKAGVTKEAEAVLGENAVFASNTSTLPITSLAQNSVRPERFIGIHFFSPVDKMMLVEVIMGKETGDEALATALDYCRIIKKTPIVVNDSRGFYVNRPVTAYVREAHLMLMEGVPAPMIDNLARQAGMPVGPLALNDEVALDLARKILQATKKDLGEAAVDPRQEKLLEEMVVRQERLGRKNSKGFYDYQGKNKRLWPGLADLQETRLDADSIDHDEIKDRFLVMMALEAARCFEEGVLTDIREADVGSILGFGFAPYSGGTLSYIDNMGLAEFVARAEELAERYGDRFTPPALVKEMAANGETFYGRFSPDESAEAA comes from the coding sequence ATGAGCTACAAGAATTTCACGCTCGATATTGATACAGACGGCCTGGCGCTGGTGACCTGGGACATGCCGGACAAATCCATGAACGTGATTGACCTTTCGGTCATGGATGAGCTGGAAGCCATTGTTGAGAAAGTGGCCGGTGATGAGGCTATCAAGGGCGCAGTTGTCACCTCTGGCAAGGATGCTTTTTCCGGTGGTGCCGACCTCAAGATGCTGGAAGGCCTGCTGGGCCAGTTCGAAGCCGAAAAGCGCGAGCTGGGTCACGAAGAGGCGGCCCGCCACCTGTTCGAAGGTTCACGCCGCCTGACGCTCATCTTCCGCAAGCTGGAAACCTCGAAGAAGCCGTGGGTCGCCGCCCTGAACGGAACGGCCATGGGCGGGGCGTTTGAGCTGGCTCTTGCCTGCCATGCAAGGATTGCAGCAGACAAGTCTTCCACCAAGGTGGGCCTGCCGGAGATCAAGGTTGGCCTTTTCCCCGGCGCTGGCGGAACCACTCGTATCCTCCGCATGATGGATACCCAGAACGGCATGCAGATGCTGCTGCAGGGCAAGACCCTGGATCTGAAAAAGGCCAAGGGCTTCAAACTGGTTGATGTCGTGGTTCCTGCAGACGACCTGATCGGTGAGGCAAAAGCTCTGTTGAAAGCAGGCGTTGATCCGGTCAAGCCGTGGGACAAGAAAGGCTACCGTCTGCCGTCCGGTCGGGTCTATTCACCTGCAGGATTTCAGCTCTGGCCAGCAGCCGGGGCTATCTATCGCCGTGAGACCCACGACAATTACCCGGCGGCCCGCGCTCTTCTGCGTGCGGCCTATGAAGGCCTGCTACTGGAGATGGATGATGCCCTGAAGGTTGAGTCCCGTTATTTCGCTCATGTGCTGCAGACCAAGGAAGCGGCATCCATGATCCGCTCGCTGTTTGTCTCCATGCAGGACCTCAATAAACTGGCCCGCCGCCCGAAAGATGTGGCAAAGACAGCGCTCACCAAAGTGGGCGTTCTGGGTGCCGGTTTCATGGGCGCCGGTGTGGCCTATGTCTCAGCGCGTGCTGGACTTGAGGTGGTTCTGATTGACCGGGAGCAGGAGGCTGCGGACAAGGGCAAGGCTTATGCCGATGAGGTCATGAGCAAATATATAGCCCGTGGACGTGGTTCCGAGGAAGAAAAGCAGGTGGTGCTGGGTCGCATCACGGCGACCACTGACTATCAGGCACTGGAAGGCTGCGATCTGGTTATCGAGGCTGTCTTTGAAGACAGGGATGTAAAGGCTGGTGTCACCAAAGAGGCAGAAGCCGTACTGGGTGAAAATGCCGTCTTTGCATCCAATACGTCCACGTTGCCGATTACCTCACTCGCTCAGAATTCGGTGCGGCCAGAGCGGTTCATCGGCATTCACTTCTTTTCACCGGTCGACAAGATGATGCTGGTCGAAGTTATCATGGGCAAGGAAACCGGTGATGAAGCCTTGGCTACGGCTCTTGATTATTGCCGCATCATCAAGAAGACGCCGATTGTGGTGAATGACAGCCGCGGATTCTACGTCAATCGTCCGGTGACAGCCTATGTGCGGGAAGCGCATCTGATGCTGATGGAAGGAGTTCCTGCACCCATGATTGACAATCTGGCCCGTCAGGCGGGGATGCCGGTCGGCCCTCTGGCTCTCAATGATGAGGTCGCGCTGGATCTGGCCCGGAAAATTCTTCAGGCAACCAAGAAGGACCTTGGCGAAGCCGCTGTTGATCCACGACAGGAGAAGCTGCTTGAGGAAATGGTGGTTCGTCAGGAACGCCTTGGACGCAAGAACAGCAAGGGCTTCTATGACTATCAGGGCAAGAACAAACGCCTCTGGCCCGGTCTTGCCGACCTGCAGGAGACCAGACTGGATGCTGACAGCATCGATCATGACGAGATCAAGGACCGCTTCCTTGTCATGATGGCGCTTGAAGCGGCCAGGTGCTTCGAAGAGGGTGTGCTCACGGATATCCGTGAGGCTGATGTGGGGTCGATCCTCGGCTTCGGGTTCGCGCCCTATTCCGGCGGCACGCTCTCCTATATCGATAATATGGGACTTGCCGAGTTTGTGGCCCGCGCTGAAGAATTGGCGGAGCGCTATGGCGACCGGTTTACACCACCGGCTCTCGTGAAAGAAATGGCCGCAAATGGTGAGACATTCTATGGCCGCTTCTCACCTGATGAGAGTGCGGAAGCAGCGTAG